The genomic region AGCCGCGCGCGCGCTCCGCCGGTCAGCGCCAGTGTGGGCGCTCCCGATCGCGCATTTACCACACCGATGTCCTTCAGGAACACGCCCTGCTTGAACCCGGTGCCAACCGCCTTCGAAAAGGCCTCTTTCGCGGCGAACCGCTTTGCCAGAGTCGCGGCATAGGTGTGCGGCCGCCGCTTCGCCTTCGCTAGCTCGGTTTCGGTAAACACCCGGTTCTCGAACCGCGTTCCGAAGCGATCGAGCGAATTTTGGATCCGCTCGATATTGCAGAGGTCTGAGCCCATGCCGATGATCATGCGCTCACCGCGCCTCGTCCATCAGGCCGCGCATCCGCCGTACGACCGGCACAAGCCCGTCGAAGATCGCCTCGCCGATCAGGAAATGGCCGATGTTCAGCTCGGCGAGCTGGGGAATCGCCGCGACCGGGACGACATTGTCGAAGGTGAGGCCGTGGCCGGCATGCACTTCGATCCCGTTCTTCGCCGCCAGCGCCGCCGCGTCGGAAAGCCGGCGCAACTCGTCCGTCTGTTCGGCCCCCGCCAGTTCGGCATAGCGGCCGGTGTGCAGTTCGACCACGGGCGCGCCCAGCCGGATCGCCGCATCGATCTGCCGCGCATCGGGCTCGATGAACAGCGACACGCGGCTGCCGTTGTCGCGCAGCCTGGCGACCATCGGCGCGAGGTGATCGTGCTGCCCCGCCGCGTCCAGCCCGCCTTCGGTGGTCCGCTCCTCGCGCTTTTCGGGAACGATGCATACCGCGTGGGGGCGGTGGCGCAGCGCGATCGCCAGCATCTCGTCGGTCGCCGCCATTTCGAGGTTGAGCGGAATCGGCAGCCCTTCGGAAAGCCGGGCGATATCGTCGTCGGTGATGTGGCGCCGGTCCTCGCGCAGATGCGCGGTGATGCCGTCCGCCCCCGCCTCGGCCGCGAGCAGCGCCGCCCGCACCGGATCGGGATAGCCCGATCCGCGTGCGTTGCGCACGGTGGCGACGTGATCGATGTTGACGCCGAGGCGCAGGTGCCCGGTCACGCCGGTACCCGGCTTCCGGGCTTCACCGCGGGAATCGCGGCCAGCTCGGGCGGAAGCTGATCGGCGGGATAGGCGGGCACGTCCATCTTGAGCAGCGAGACGAGCGGCACGCCCACATCCGCGGTTCCATTCGATCGGTCGACGATGCACGCCGCGCCGAGCAGCGTGGCGGGATGCTTGCGGATCGCGGCGAGGCACTCGCGCGACGAAAGCCCGGTTGTGACGATATCCTCCACCATCACCACGCGCGCGCCCTTGGGAATCTCGAATCCCCGCCGCAGCTGGAATTCGCCGTCCTCGCGCTCGACGAACACGGCCTTGCAGCCGAGCGCACGCGCCGTCTCATAGCCGGGAATGATGCCGCCGATCGCCGGTGAAACGACCAGATCCACTTCGCCGAACGATTCGCGGATCGCCGCGCCAAGCGCGCCGCAGACCCGCTCGGTACGCACCGGATCTTCGAAAATCCGCATCTTCTGGAGAAATACGGGGGACCGCAGCCCCGAGGAAAGGATGAAATGTCCCTCCAGAAGCGCGCCCGCATCGCGGAACTCCGCCAGAATCTCGTCGCCGGTCACCAGATGCTTTCCGCTGTTCGAACGGCCGCGACTCTTAGGCTGCGCCTTGACGTGTCGCAACCACGGGAAGAAAGGGGCCGTCACAAGCTTGAGACACGCGGGTTGCGCGCGTATAGGCCCTTGCAATCAGGAATTCTCCTGCCCCTTGCGGCCGGCCGACGGCGCTCCTGAAAGGGTGATACGATACGATGCGCATGCCTGGGTTGACTTCGATTTTCCTCGCGGCGGGACTGGTGCTGGCGGGTCCCGCCACCGCCCAGACCGAGCCGTCCGCCACGCCGACGACGGCTGCGGGCGCTCTCGACGTGCCGGCCGCGACGACGCCGCCGGAATATATGGGCAATACGCCCCCGGTCACTGCCGCGGCTCCGCTGCCGGAAGCGCCGGGCGCC from Sphingosinithalassobacter sp. CS137 harbors:
- the acpS gene encoding holo-ACP synthase yields the protein MIIGMGSDLCNIERIQNSLDRFGTRFENRVFTETELAKAKRRPHTYAATLAKRFAAKEAFSKAVGTGFKQGVFLKDIGVVNARSGAPTLALTGGARARLDALVPAGHLARVHLTLTDDHPWAMALVVIEALAQEG
- a CDS encoding pyridoxine 5'-phosphate synthase, with translation MTGHLRLGVNIDHVATVRNARGSGYPDPVRAALLAAEAGADGITAHLREDRRHITDDDIARLSEGLPIPLNLEMAATDEMLAIALRHRPHAVCIVPEKREERTTEGGLDAAGQHDHLAPMVARLRDNGSRVSLFIEPDARQIDAAIRLGAPVVELHTGRYAELAGAEQTDELRRLSDAAALAAKNGIEVHAGHGLTFDNVVPVAAIPQLAELNIGHFLIGEAIFDGLVPVVRRMRGLMDEAR
- the pyrE gene encoding orotate phosphoribosyltransferase; the protein is MTGDEILAEFRDAGALLEGHFILSSGLRSPVFLQKMRIFEDPVRTERVCGALGAAIRESFGEVDLVVSPAIGGIIPGYETARALGCKAVFVEREDGEFQLRRGFEIPKGARVVMVEDIVTTGLSSRECLAAIRKHPATLLGAACIVDRSNGTADVGVPLVSLLKMDVPAYPADQLPPELAAIPAVKPGSRVPA